Sequence from the Fibrobacter sp. genome:
TCAGCAGTATGACCAGGCTCTGAGCCTCGCCAACGCTACCAAGCTCCCGGTTGCTCGCGTTCTCGCTGCAATCGTTGCTGCTAAGAACGGTGGTCGTGAAACCATGTCTGCTGCTTGCGACGCAGTGTTCCTGACCGAAGCTCCCCGTCTGACTCGTTACATTTCTATCATCCAGGTTATGGCTTCCATCTCTACCTTGCTCGGTCTGATGGGTACTATTTACGGTCTGATCTTCACCTTCGACGCTGTTGCTAACAAGCCGGCTGCTGAACGTGCTAAGGCTCTTTCCGATGGTATTGCTATCGCTATGGGTACTACCCTCCTCGGCCTTCTCTCTGCAGTGCCTCTTCTGGTCATCGTTGGCCTCCTCAACATGAACTCCGAACGCCTGATCCAGGAAATGGAAGAAAAGGGCCTCAAGATCATCAACTCCTTGGCATAATTGTTTAGGTAATTACAATTAAACTGGAGTTATAAAACATGTCAAGACAACTTAAGAAACCAGCAAAGCCTGAAGAACCGGATCTGTTGCCGGCAATGGGCTTGTTTACCATCCTGATTCCTATGCTGTTGTCTATGGCTGCCTTCTCTAAGCTCGCTATCGTAGAAGTCAACCTGCCTGAACGCAGTATGATGAATATGGATAACGATACTCCTCCGGAACCGGACCAGCAGGCTCTGAACTTGTCTCTGGCTATCACTGGCGATTACCTGGTTATTGGTGCTCGTGGTGGTTTCCAGCCTAACGTCTACTTCAAGGAAATGTGGACGTTCCGTTGCAAGTCTGATGCTC
This genomic interval carries:
- a CDS encoding MotA/TolQ/ExbB proton channel family protein, which translates into the protein DGWQFMWIILVVFLIGLGFSIERVVYIIVKSGKGRAKFLADFGKLISSQQYDQALSLANATKLPVARVLAAIVAAKNGGRETMSAACDAVFLTEAPRLTRYISIIQVMASISTLLGLMGTIYGLIFTFDAVANKPAAERAKALSDGIAIAMGTTLLGLLSAVPLLVIVGLLNMNSERLIQEMEEKGLKIINSLA